A window of the Serratia sarumanii genome harbors these coding sequences:
- the metQ gene encoding methionine ABC transporter substrate-binding lipoprotein MetQ, with amino-acid sequence MTFTLKNLTLALAAAGTLLLTACGPTAQDDHHIKVGISAGIDQSLWAVVQKVAKQKYDLDVEVVTFNDYVLPNEALNNGDLDVNAFQHKPYLDKQMQERGYKLAAVGNTFVYPIAGYSKKITALSQLPDGAQVAVPNDPTNLGRSLLLLQKQGLITLKDGVGLLPTALDIVGNPKKLKIVEIEAPQLPRALDDQKVTLAIINTNYSSQIGLSPAKDGLFVEDKNSPYVNIFASRIDNKDSEKVKDLVKAYQTDEVAASAADIYKGDAVKGW; translated from the coding sequence ATGACATTTACGCTGAAAAACCTCACCCTGGCGCTGGCCGCCGCCGGCACGCTGCTGCTGACCGCCTGTGGCCCGACCGCACAGGACGATCACCACATCAAGGTCGGCATCAGCGCCGGCATCGATCAGTCGCTGTGGGCGGTGGTGCAAAAGGTCGCCAAGCAGAAATACGATCTGGACGTGGAGGTGGTGACTTTCAACGACTACGTGCTGCCGAACGAAGCGCTGAATAACGGCGATCTGGACGTCAACGCCTTCCAGCACAAGCCGTATCTCGACAAGCAGATGCAGGAGCGCGGCTACAAGCTGGCCGCGGTGGGCAACACCTTCGTCTACCCGATCGCCGGCTATTCGAAGAAGATAACCGCACTCAGCCAGCTGCCGGACGGCGCGCAGGTGGCGGTGCCGAACGATCCGACCAACCTGGGCCGCTCGCTGCTGCTATTGCAAAAACAGGGGCTGATCACTCTGAAAGACGGCGTCGGTCTGCTGCCGACCGCGCTGGACATCGTCGGCAACCCGAAAAAGCTGAAGATCGTCGAGATTGAAGCGCCGCAGCTGCCGCGCGCGCTGGACGATCAGAAAGTGACGCTGGCGATCATCAACACCAACTATTCCAGCCAGATCGGCCTGTCGCCGGCCAAGGACGGGCTGTTTGTCGAAGACAAAAACTCGCCGTACGTCAACATCTTCGCCAGCCGCATCGACAACAAAGACAGCGAGAAAGTGAAGGATCTGGTCAAGGCCTATCAGACCGATGAAGTGGCAGCCAGCGCCGCCGATATCTACAAGGGCGACGCCGTCAAAGGCTGGTAA
- a CDS encoding TRAP transporter permease, producing MSTHPSSPQPAVDLDKEAGAGNRPLSGIYLQLATVLAIAISAYAIYANALSNTQEFYRNTTFLSGILILGFILFPFSARHATRSFNRWDYLFIILTLVSYGYFYVNYVDLHVVRKSIPNATDYVMAAIGIGVLFEAARRTTGYFIPGLATFAILYALFGQYFMGIFGHGGFSVERLLYRLFMTSEGIFGITLSTASTAIVVFILFGAFLSVSGATALFNDLALAAAGRRRGGPAQVAVISSALTGSLSGSAVANVATTGTFTIPLMKSIGLSSRFAGAVEATASTGGMIMPPIMGAAAFIMAGFLGISYTTIVIAAIVPALLYYAALIMAIDLEAKKQGLKGINKENIPQVRAVLKARGLLLLPLVIVIGTLLLGKTPIYAGFLGIISIIVASWLTPDSSVRMTPKKIALALNDAARGSIQVTIACAAIGVIICVVTMTGIGSTLAFNIVAMTDNTLWMILLVVMLVCIVLSMGLPSTALYIVVAVTVSPILIKAGVLPLAAHFFVFWFGALSNITPPVALASYTAASIARADPMQTSWDAVRLALPGFIIPFILVYNPMLLMQGDDLNPLSVLHMVISALVGIYALSIASANFWLMKTHWLERVLFTAAAILLIKPGLMTDLGGAALIAAAAAMHLLRYKQRAALPGGAS from the coding sequence ATGAGCACTCACCCTTCTTCACCGCAGCCCGCCGTCGATCTGGACAAGGAAGCCGGCGCCGGCAACCGGCCGCTGAGCGGCATCTATTTGCAGCTGGCAACCGTCCTGGCGATCGCCATTTCCGCCTATGCCATCTACGCCAACGCGCTGTCCAACACGCAGGAGTTCTACCGCAACACCACGTTCCTGAGCGGCATTCTGATCCTGGGCTTTATCCTGTTCCCCTTCTCGGCCCGGCACGCCACCCGCAGTTTCAACCGCTGGGACTATCTGTTCATCATCCTGACGCTGGTCAGCTACGGCTATTTCTACGTTAACTACGTCGATCTGCACGTGGTGCGCAAGAGCATCCCCAACGCCACCGACTATGTGATGGCGGCGATCGGTATCGGCGTGCTGTTCGAAGCCGCGCGGCGCACCACCGGCTATTTCATCCCCGGCCTGGCGACTTTCGCCATCCTCTATGCGCTGTTCGGGCAGTACTTCATGGGCATTTTCGGCCACGGGGGCTTCTCGGTGGAACGCCTGCTGTATCGGCTGTTCATGACCAGCGAGGGGATTTTCGGCATCACCCTGTCCACCGCCTCTACCGCCATCGTGGTGTTTATTCTGTTTGGCGCCTTTCTCAGCGTCAGCGGCGCAACCGCGCTGTTCAACGATCTGGCGCTGGCCGCCGCCGGACGCCGCCGCGGCGGCCCGGCCCAGGTGGCGGTGATCTCGTCGGCACTGACCGGCTCATTGAGCGGCAGCGCGGTGGCCAACGTCGCCACCACCGGCACCTTCACCATTCCGCTGATGAAAAGCATCGGGCTGTCGTCCCGCTTCGCCGGCGCCGTGGAAGCCACCGCCTCCACCGGCGGCATGATCATGCCCCCCATCATGGGCGCGGCGGCGTTTATCATGGCCGGCTTCCTCGGCATCTCATACACCACCATCGTCATCGCCGCCATCGTGCCGGCGCTGCTCTATTACGCCGCGCTGATCATGGCTATCGACCTGGAGGCCAAGAAACAGGGCCTGAAGGGCATCAACAAGGAGAACATCCCTCAGGTGCGCGCGGTGCTGAAGGCGCGCGGGCTGCTGCTGCTGCCGCTCGTCATCGTCATCGGCACGCTGCTGCTGGGCAAAACGCCAATCTATGCCGGCTTCCTCGGCATCATTTCTATCATCGTCGCCAGCTGGCTCACCCCCGACAGTTCGGTGCGCATGACGCCGAAAAAAATCGCGCTGGCCTTGAACGACGCGGCGCGCGGCTCGATCCAGGTCACCATCGCCTGCGCCGCCATCGGCGTGATCATCTGCGTGGTGACCATGACCGGCATCGGCTCCACGCTGGCGTTCAACATCGTCGCCATGACCGACAACACCCTGTGGATGATCCTGCTGGTGGTGATGCTGGTGTGCATCGTGCTCAGCATGGGGCTACCCTCCACCGCGCTCTACATCGTGGTGGCTGTGACCGTGTCGCCGATCCTGATCAAAGCCGGCGTGCTGCCGCTGGCGGCGCATTTCTTCGTGTTCTGGTTCGGCGCGTTGTCCAACATCACGCCGCCGGTGGCGCTGGCCAGCTACACCGCCGCCAGCATCGCCCGCGCCGATCCGATGCAAACTTCGTGGGACGCGGTGCGCCTGGCGCTGCCGGGTTTTATCATCCCGTTCATTCTGGTCTACAACCCGATGCTGTTGATGCAGGGCGACGATCTCAACCCGCTGTCGGTGCTGCATATGGTGATCAGCGCGCTGGTGGGGATCTACGCCCTGTCGATCGCCAGCGCCAATTTCTGGCTGATGAAGACCCACTGGCTGGAGCGGGTGCTGTTTACCGCGGCGGCGATTTTACTGATCAAACCGGGCCTGATGACCGATCTGGGCGGCGCGGCCCTGATCGCCGCCGCCGCCGCCATGCACCTGCTGCGCTATAAACAGCGCGCCGCGCTGCCGGGAGGCGCGTCATGA
- a CDS encoding FadR/GntR family transcriptional regulator, with protein MIRKVTRQKASHQVLAQLKAGINDGTFPVGEKLPSENVLADAFGVSRVPVREALGVLEVSGIISSRQGGGHRVEQHSLLSKYEPLVMEVADRCEVEALLEMREVMEQQAARMAAERRTEQELQAIEQAHLAFRDCTLNDGQIGYRQDYLFHRAIMQASHNPFFVQILDNMHELYLGVLVYSLSKNLGRQAERQRVIDEHEQVFIAIRDGDAAAATAAMQSHLNNVRGKLRRLENEEQEP; from the coding sequence ATGATCCGCAAGGTCACGCGCCAGAAAGCCTCTCATCAGGTGCTGGCGCAGCTGAAAGCCGGCATCAACGACGGCACCTTTCCGGTCGGCGAGAAGCTGCCGTCGGAAAACGTGTTGGCGGACGCGTTCGGCGTCAGCCGGGTGCCGGTGCGCGAGGCGCTCGGCGTGCTGGAGGTCAGCGGCATCATCTCCTCACGCCAGGGCGGCGGCCACCGGGTGGAACAGCATTCGCTGCTGAGCAAATACGAACCGCTGGTGATGGAGGTAGCCGACCGCTGCGAGGTGGAAGCGCTGCTGGAAATGCGCGAAGTCATGGAACAGCAGGCGGCGCGCATGGCCGCCGAGCGCCGCACCGAACAGGAGTTGCAGGCGATCGAACAGGCGCACCTCGCCTTTCGTGACTGTACGCTGAACGACGGCCAGATCGGCTATCGGCAAGACTACCTGTTCCATCGCGCCATCATGCAGGCTTCGCATAACCCGTTTTTCGTGCAGATCCTCGATAACATGCACGAGCTGTATCTGGGGGTGCTGGTGTACTCGCTCAGCAAAAACCTAGGGCGGCAGGCCGAGCGCCAGCGGGTGATCGACGAACATGAGCAGGTGTTTATCGCCATTCGCGACGGCGATGCGGCGGCGGCCACCGCCGCCATGCAAAGCCATCTGAACAACGTACGCGGCAAATTACGCCGCCTGGAAAACGAGGAGCAAGAGCCGTGA
- a CDS encoding universal stress protein, which translates to MCYHHIVIATDLSDDGKRLVEKGALLAEALKAKLSLIYVDVHYDTYHAAIGFSEHSYEGASFEEKIRKELEPTTQNVNYPIAEVIIGRGGFVDELRTAVVDKNIDLLVFGHHHDLWSNLFSSTRNAINQLNIDVLVIPIRS; encoded by the coding sequence ATGTGTTACCACCATATTGTCATCGCCACCGATCTGAGCGATGACGGCAAACGATTGGTCGAAAAGGGGGCGCTGCTGGCGGAGGCGCTGAAGGCCAAACTCTCGCTGATCTATGTGGACGTCCACTATGACACCTACCACGCGGCAATCGGCTTTTCGGAGCACAGCTATGAGGGCGCGTCGTTCGAAGAGAAGATCCGCAAAGAGCTGGAGCCCACCACGCAAAACGTCAATTACCCGATCGCGGAAGTGATTATCGGGCGCGGCGGCTTTGTTGACGAACTGCGCACGGCAGTGGTGGACAAGAATATCGATCTGCTGGTGTTCGGCCATCACCACGATTTGTGGAGCAACCTGTTTTCTTCCACCCGCAACGCCATCAACCAGCTGAATATCGACGTGCTGGTGATCCCGATCCGCTCATAA
- a CDS encoding TAXI family TRAP transporter solute-binding subunit, producing the protein MKNRKIKALLVTCAVVGAALLAIAGKAENADKTFLSVATASTGGTYYPMGVGLANVWSNRLKRQGIQVTGQSSAGSIENIDLLQKDEAQLAILQSLIAVEAYQGVRNFDGRAYGDLRSISMLWPNVEHFVMLESRVKDGTLNDIAGTRFSVGPQASGTEQSTMIILQGVTLTKKSLSAEYLGYGDTVSAMRDGRLDGGALPAGVPAAAVTDMYASGVPARILEVTDEQLASINAIANSWFRFDIKAETYPRQPKAIATIAQPNILVALSRLDEKLVYDLTKTMFENLPEVHQVHSSAKYISLENALKGVSVPLHLGAYRYYREAGVEIPDYLIPPEAAALAANP; encoded by the coding sequence ATGAAAAATAGAAAAATCAAAGCGTTGCTTGTTACCTGCGCCGTGGTCGGCGCCGCGTTGCTGGCCATCGCCGGTAAAGCGGAAAACGCCGATAAAACCTTCCTCTCCGTCGCCACCGCCTCCACCGGCGGCACCTACTACCCGATGGGCGTCGGGTTGGCCAACGTCTGGAGCAACCGGCTGAAACGCCAGGGGATACAGGTCACCGGCCAATCCTCCGCCGGTTCGATCGAGAATATCGACCTGCTGCAAAAAGACGAGGCGCAGCTGGCGATTTTGCAGAGCCTGATCGCCGTCGAAGCCTATCAGGGCGTGCGCAACTTCGACGGCCGCGCCTACGGCGATCTGCGCTCCATCTCCATGCTGTGGCCCAACGTCGAACACTTCGTGATGCTGGAAAGCCGGGTGAAAGACGGCACGCTGAACGATATCGCCGGCACGCGCTTTTCCGTCGGGCCGCAGGCCAGCGGCACCGAACAGTCGACGATGATCATCCTGCAGGGCGTTACCCTGACCAAAAAGTCGCTGTCGGCGGAATACCTCGGCTACGGCGATACGGTTTCCGCAATGCGCGACGGGCGCCTGGACGGCGGCGCCCTGCCCGCCGGGGTGCCGGCCGCCGCCGTCACCGACATGTATGCCAGCGGCGTGCCGGCACGCATCCTGGAAGTCACCGACGAACAGCTGGCCAGCATCAACGCTATCGCCAATTCCTGGTTCCGCTTCGACATCAAGGCGGAGACCTACCCGCGCCAGCCCAAGGCGATCGCCACCATCGCGCAGCCCAATATTCTGGTGGCCCTCAGCCGGCTCGATGAAAAGCTGGTGTACGACCTGACCAAAACGATGTTCGAGAACCTGCCGGAAGTGCACCAGGTGCACAGCTCGGCCAAATACATCTCGCTGGAGAATGCGCTGAAAGGCGTTTCCGTGCCGCTGCACCTCGGCGCCTATCGCTACTACCGCGAAGCCGGCGTCGAGATACCCGATTATCTGATCCCGCCGGAAGCCGCCGCGCTGGCCGCCAACCCTTAA
- the lhgO gene encoding L-2-hydroxyglutarate oxidase, whose product MYDAIVIGAGLVGLGVVNALQEADPQRRILILEKERGPAAHQSGHNSNVVHSGIYYTPGSLKAQLAKQGNRSMFAFCREHDLYHDQCGKVIVATQLNELDRLENIYQRGLQNGLQVTRLSQAQLREREPHVNGLEALLVPDAGIVNYAEVAAKLAEIIVRRGGEIAYGHQVEAIREHAGGVTVTAAGDTFEGKLLINCAGLFSDRIAKLAGYETGMKIVPFRGEYYVLDDAKNHLVNHLIYPVPNPDFPFLGVHFTRMYNGKRDVGPNAVLAFKREGYRKCDFSLRDLSEVLGYRGFWKIAGNYLGEGLAEMRRSLSRRRFAENARRLIPALQEQDIRPGPAGVRAQALTADGKLVDDFHFVQGQRSLHVCNAPSPAATASLEIGREIVRRHLSAF is encoded by the coding sequence ATGTACGACGCGATCGTTATCGGTGCCGGCCTGGTGGGGCTCGGCGTGGTGAATGCGCTGCAGGAAGCGGATCCGCAGCGGCGCATTCTGATCCTGGAAAAAGAGCGCGGCCCGGCGGCGCACCAAAGCGGCCACAACAGCAACGTGGTGCATTCCGGCATCTACTACACGCCCGGCAGCCTGAAAGCGCAGTTGGCAAAACAGGGCAACCGTAGCATGTTCGCCTTCTGCCGCGAACACGACCTGTATCACGACCAATGCGGCAAGGTGATTGTCGCCACCCAGCTAAACGAACTGGATCGGCTGGAGAACATCTATCAGCGCGGCCTGCAAAACGGCCTGCAGGTCACCCGGCTGTCGCAGGCGCAGCTGCGGGAGCGCGAACCGCACGTCAATGGCCTTGAAGCGCTGCTGGTGCCCGACGCCGGTATCGTCAACTACGCGGAGGTGGCCGCCAAGCTGGCGGAGATCATCGTGCGGCGCGGCGGCGAGATTGCCTACGGCCATCAGGTTGAGGCCATCCGCGAACACGCCGGCGGCGTCACCGTCACCGCCGCCGGCGACACCTTCGAGGGAAAACTGCTGATCAACTGCGCGGGGCTGTTCAGCGATCGTATCGCCAAACTGGCCGGTTACGAAACAGGCATGAAGATCGTGCCGTTCCGCGGTGAATACTATGTGCTGGACGACGCGAAAAACCACCTGGTCAACCATCTGATCTACCCGGTGCCCAACCCGGATTTCCCTTTCCTCGGCGTGCATTTTACCCGTATGTATAACGGCAAGCGCGACGTCGGCCCCAATGCGGTGCTGGCCTTCAAACGCGAAGGCTACCGCAAATGCGACTTCAGCCTGCGCGATCTGAGCGAGGTGCTCGGCTATCGCGGTTTTTGGAAAATCGCCGGCAACTACCTCGGCGAAGGGCTGGCGGAAATGCGCCGTTCGCTGTCGCGCCGCCGCTTTGCCGAGAACGCCCGTCGGCTGATCCCGGCGCTGCAGGAGCAGGATATTCGCCCCGGCCCGGCCGGCGTGCGCGCCCAGGCGCTGACCGCCGACGGCAAGCTGGTGGACGACTTCCACTTCGTGCAGGGCCAACGCTCGCTGCACGTATGCAATGCCCCCTCTCCGGCGGCGACCGCCTCGCTGGAGATCGGCCGCGAGATCGTGCGCCGCCACCTGTCCGCTTTCTGA